GATGTCCGCGCCGGCGCCGACGCCGCTGAGGTTGGTGTAGAAGGTGTCGACGATGTGCACATCGGCACGGCCGTAGAACCGCTTGCCGATCCAGAAGGTGGTCTGGGGGGCGATGTCGAAGCCCTTGCCTTCGGCATACATCTGATTGATGCCCACCCGCGCGTCACCGGTGTCGGTCTGCGGGTTGTACAGGTTGGTCATCAGCGCGGCCTTGTAGTCGACCCCGTCCTGCTTCAAGCCTTGCGAAAGCATGAATTCGCCGTAGATGTCGCACTCGTTGCCCAGGCGGTACTTGAGCCCCGGGCCGCCGAGCCCATAACAGGCGCGCGAGGAGTCCTTCTTCGAGGCCCCCGGCCCGGCACGGAAGTAGCCACCCCAGTCGACAGCCGCTGCCGGCCACGCCAGCGAGAGCAACGAAGTGGCAAGCGCCGTGCGGATCGCCAAATGGGTCGCGTTCAAGTGCATCAAGGTCTCCTTTGGTTGAGTGAGGGCCGACCGGCCCCGCGTGGCACGTCGACCTGAAAGGGCCGGACGCGGATTGGAACGTTCCAACGAACGTGAAAAAAAATGGGAGTCGTGTTCTCATGCCACGCGACTACTTGACAGCGGCCGCGCGCACGAGCCGGCCAATGGCCTCGTCGACTGTCAGCGCGTCGTTGTTCCAGAACTCGCTGACCACCGCTTGCAGCGCGGCTTGCGTGGTCGTGCCCGGCGCCATCCCGACGGCCACGGAGGGCAAGAGCGCGTGTACCTTCGCGCTGTCGTCGAAGTCTTTCCGCGAAGCCTTTGCGCAGTCATCGAAGCCGTCGAGCGGGATGTCCATGCGGACGGGGATCGATCCCTTGCGCTGGTTGAACTTTTGCTGAAACTCCGTGCCCAGCAGCACATAGGCCAGATAGCCCTGCGCCTTCTGCGCCTCCCAGTTCCTCAGCTGAAACATGGCGAAGGTGTCGACGACATAAGTGAACGCGTTGCCGCTGTCCCAGGCCGGCGTGCACGAGAAGTGGGTGCCCGGCTTGCGACCCGCGGCAATGAACTCGCCCTTCGCCCAGTCGCCCATGAACTGGAAGGCAGCCTTGCCCTGGATGACCATGTCGGTGGCGGCATTCCAGTCGCGCCCGCGCGACTTGTCGTCCACATAGGGCTTCAGCTGTCGGAACGCCTGGAGCGAGCGCCGCATTTCGCTGGCGGACAGCGCCGCCGGCTCGAGCTGGACGAATGCGCGCCGATAGAGGTCGGCTCCGGCGACGCCAAGCGCGACCGACTCGAACAGGATGAAGTCCTGCCATGGCTGCCCGCCGTGGGCGACGGCGACAAAGCCGGCCGATCGTGCTTTCTCGGCGGCCACGAGGAACTGGTCGAAGCTGGACGGGGGCGCCTGGACGCCGGCCTTGCGCAGCACGTCGAGGTTGGACCATAGCCAGTTGGCGCGATGAATATTCACTGGAACCGCGACGTAGCTTCCCTTGTGCTTGACGTGTTCCTGCACGACCTCGGGCAGCACCTTGTCCCAGTGTTCGAACTGCGCCATCGAGTCGAGCTTGGCCAACGCACCCATCGACGCCCACTCCTGGACCGCCGGGCCCTTGATGGACGCCGACGACGGCGAATGGCCCGCCATCACCCGCTGCTTGAGCGCGGTCATGGCGTTGCCGCCGGCGCCGCCGACGACGGCGAAGTCTTTCCAGGTGTGACCCCGCACAGCGATCAACGCCTTGAGCTCAGCCAACGACTTGGCCTCGCCGGGCGATGTCCAGAAGTGCAGCACCTCGACCTCGCCGGCCACGGAAGGCGGTGCACACAGGGACAGTGATAGCGCCAAGCCGGCGAATGCAACGACGATTCGCTCCATGATCGAACGGACTCCCCAGAACGTTCTTGAACGGACAGGCTCATTATTGGAACGTTCCAATAAAAACACAAGGCAAGAGTGGGCATTCCTAGGGAAACCTCGGGGAGACGGGTGTGCAGCACTGGCTCGCGTTGTGAACAATGCCGCAGCGCATCGCGTACGCATGTCGTTGCACGAGTCGCCTGGGTGCTCGAAGAACAGCACCGTCTTGCTTGGCAATCGCTTGGAGCCTCAGTTCAGTCGTGGTTGATCGCTTTCAGCAGACCGAGCGCGCCACGTTTGTCTTCGAACGTGGCAATGCATGCAACCCGGACCGACGACGGCGATGTGACGATGCGAGTGAGCCGCCATCGAACCGGGGCATGCCCGTGGTCATGCGGGCTCGATCAGGATGGCCCGGAAGTCGTTGATGTTGGTGAATGTCGGCCCTGTGTGCAGCAGCGCGCGGGTGGCCTCGAGCGGAGTGGCGCTGTCGTTGTCGTCCAGATGCAGGCGGGGGTCCAGGCCCAGCGCGCGCACCTGACGCAGGAAATCGGGCACCAGCCATGCCCCGGCTGCACCAGCGCGGCCATCCAGGCCATCGGTGCCGGCGGAGAGCGCGTATATGCGGTCGGCACCCGTTCGGCCCTCGAGTGCCATGCCGAGCGCGAGGATGAACTCCGTGTTGCGTCCGCCGCGACCGCCGCCGCGCACGGTGACGGTGGTTTCCCCGCCGGACAGGATGACGCAAGGCGCTGCAAAGGGAGCGCCCCGCGTCGCCACCCCGAGCGCGATGGCTGCGTGCGCCTTGGCGAGCTCGCGTGACTCGCCTTCCATGGCATCCGAAAGAATGTGGCAGGCCATTCCGCGTTCGGCGGCGAGCCGCGCGGCCGCTCGCAAGCCGTCCCAGGCGCTCGCGATCAGTTTGTGCTCATGGCCCGCCAACCGCGGATCTGCAGGCTTGACGGATTCCCATTCGCCCCGCGAGAGCGCGGTGCGCACCAGGGGCATGTCGTCCAGTGCGTAGCGGCGCAACACCGCGAGCGCGTCAGCGCAGGTGGAGTGATCGGGCAGGGTCGGTCCCGAGGCCACCAGCGCGGGGTCGTCGCCCGGAATGTCCGAGATGACCAGCGAGACGACATGCGCGGGATGGGCCTGCGCCGCCAGCCGTCCTCCCTTGATCGCCGAAAGATGCCTGCGCACCGTGTTGATCTCGGCGATGGTGGCGCCGCGACCGAGCAACTCGCGCGTGATGCGTTGCTTGTCGGCAAGCTCGAGCCCCGGGGCGGGGAGGGCGCACAGCGACGAGCCGCCGCCGGAAACGAGCGCGATGACGAGGTCGCTGGAGGTCAATCCCGTCACGGCGTCGAGCAGCAGACGAGCGCCGGCGACGCTGCGCTCATCGGGCACCGGGTGGCTCGCCTCGTGCATTCGAATGCGTGTCGACGGCAGCGCGGCGCCCTCGGGCACGACCACCACGCCGTTCATCGGTCCCGACCAGTGGTCGTCGATGGCGCACGCCATCGCAGCGGCTGCCTTGCCGACACCGACGACGACCGTTCGTCCTCGGGGCGGCGGGGGCAACTGCGTCGGCACGACCCGCATCGGGTCGGCCGCGACGAGCGCGGCTGCGTAGAGATCGACCAGCAGCTGGATCTGGGGTGGCCCCGATGCAGCCACGGACTTCATGCGTTGATGCCCGCGGCCACCGACAGAAAGCGCTTCATGCGCAAGGTCGCAAGCTCCGGATCGGCCAGCACGCCGCAGTCGTCGGCCAGCTGGAACACGCGCGCGTAGTGGGCAACGCCGCGCGCTGATTGCGCGCCGCCGGCCATGGAGAAGTGATCCTGATGGCCGTTGAGCCAGGCGAGAAACACCACGCCCGATTTGTAGTGACGGGTCGGTGCTCGAAAGATCTCGCGCGACAGTTCCACCGTGGGGTCGAGCAATTCACGGTAGCGGAACGCGTTGCCGGCCGCCAGGGCGCTGAGCGCGACGGAGGCCACCGGCGCGATGGCATCGAAGATGCCGAGCAATGCGTGCGAGTAGCCCTGCGCGTCGCCTGCGATGAGTTCGGCATAGTTGAAGTCGTCGCCGGTGTACATCTTCACCCCGGCAGGAAGCCGGCGGCGCAGCGCGAGCTCCCACTTGGCGTCGAGCAGCGATACCTTGATGCCCTCGATCTTGCGGGCATTGTCGGCAATGAGCTGCGCCACGGTGTCGAGGGCCGTCGCGATGTCGGTGGAGCCCCAGTATCCGCGCAGGGCAGGGTCGAACATCTCGCCCAGCCAGTGGAGAACCACGGGTTGCGAGACTTCGCGCAGGAGCCGTGAATACAGCTCGAGATAGTCCTGCGGACCCCTGGCCACCCGCGCGAGGGCACGACTGGCCATCAGGATCACGCGACCGCCTTCGGCGTCGACGACACCGATCTGCTCGCGGTACGCCGCCTCCACCTGACCCAGCGTCACCTCGGGCCCCGGCGGGAGTTGATCGGTGCCGGCGCCGCAGGCCAGATCGCCACCGACGCTGCGTGCATGGCGGATGCTGCGTTGGATCAATTCGCGCGCGACCGGCCAGTCGACGCCCATGCCACGTTGCGAGGTGTCCATCGCCTCCGCGACCTTGAAGCCGAGCCGGTAGAGATGCTCGCGAAAGGCGAGCGTGGTGTCCCAGTCCACGCGAGGGGACGCGTCCCACGGATCGAGATTGGCGACGGGATCGACCACCACGTGCGCTGCTGCGTACACGGTGCGGTTGAACTTCGCCGGCCCGTGCGGGCGCACCGGCTCGGCCTTGAGGTAGTGGGTCTTGAGGGAGCCATCGGACTGCGGCAAACGAATTTGCATGATGAGTTCGGGATTTCAGGCCGGACGCCGGCCCAGGATGTGATCGGACGCCTTCTCGGCGACCATGATGGTTGGCGCGTTGGTGTTGCTGGACGGAAGCAGCGGCATCACCGATGCATCGACGATGCGCAGCCCGTCGAGGCCGATCACCCGCAGGTCTGGGGCGACGACGCTTCGCGGGTCATGAACCGGTCCGATGCGGCAGGTGCCGACGGGATGGTGGTCGGTCTTGGCGTTGCGGCAGGCGTAGTCGAAGAGGTCCTGATCGCTCTGCGAGCGCGGTCCTGGAAGAACCTCGTTCTTCACGTAGCGCTTCAGCGCGGGCTGGCTGAGGATCTCGCGCGCCAGCCGCAGGCCTTTGATCGCCATCTCGCGATCGTGCGGATCGGCCCAGTAGTTGGGGTCGATCAGCGGCGCGGCCGCGGGGTCGGCGCTGGCCAGGCGAACGGTCCCGCGGGAGCGTGGCCGCAGGTACGCGGTGTTCAGCGTCACGCCGGCGTTGCCGAGCTTGGCCATGCCGGCTTCGATGCCCGAGCCCAGGCCGAGGTGGAACTGGATGTCCGGCGACCGATCCCTGCGCTCCTTGTCGGCAAACCAGAAGCCACCGGTTTCGAAGAGGCTCGAGGCGACCGGCCCCTTCTTCAGCAGGAGATACTGGAGACCGGCCCACAGCGCATGGTGTGGCTGGTTGTATTTGTCGTAGGTGTGGTCACCGGTGCACTCCGCGATCGCGAAGAGGTCCAGGTGGTCCTGCAGGTTCTCGCCCACTCCAGGGAGGTCATGCAGGCAGTCGACGCCCACCGACTCGAGATGCCGGGCAGGCCCGATGCCCGATTGAAGGAGCAGCTTGGGAGAGCCGATCGCGCCGGAAGAGACGATCACCTCGCGGCTCGCCGTCACGACCTCCGGTGTGCGACTGGTGCCATTGACCAGTTCGACGCCGACGGCCCGGCCGTTCGCCACGCGCAGGCGCAGCGCGTGCGCCTTCAGCCGGACCGTGAGGTTGGGACGATGGCGCACCGGTGCGACGAACCCGATGGCGGCCGACGATCGACGCGCCCCGAGTTGAGTCAGCTGGTAGTAGCCCAGCCCTTCCTGGCAGGCGCCGTTGAAGTCCTGGTTGAACGGAATGCCGAGTTCCTGGCCGGCCTGGAAGAAGGCTTCGCAGATCGGCAGCGGGCTGACCGGATTGGAGACGCCCAGCGGGCCGCCATAGGCATGGAACTCGTTGGCGTAGCGCTGGTTGTTCTCGGAGCGCTTGAAGTACGGAAGCACCTCCTTGTAGCCCCAGCCGGTGGCACCGGCCCGGCTGACCCACTCGTCGTAGTCGGCCGGCACGCCGCGCGTGTAGATCTGCGCGTTGATCGAGGACCCGCCTCCGATCACCTTGGCCTGGGTGAAACGCAGGACGCGGCCCTGGAGGTGCTGCTGAGGCACGGTGTGCCAGCCCCACGAACCGATGCCGCGCGTCATCTTGGCGAAGCCGGCGGGCCAGTGGAAGAAGGGATGCCGGTCCGCGCCGCCGGCTTCGAGCAGCAGCACCTTCACGGCCGGATCGGCGCTCAGCCGGTTGGCCAGCACGCAACCTGCGGAACCGCCCCCGGCGATGATGTAGTCGTAGGTCTCCATGGTCACAGGCGTTGAATCGACAGGGCGCCGTCGACGTTGATGACGCTGCCGGTTGCGAACGCGAGACGCCCGCCGGCCAGCGCCGCAACGGCACAGGCAACGTCCGCCGGCTCACCCCAGCGTCCCATCGGCACCAGGCCGTTGGCGATGCGCTGGTCGTAGTGCGACGCCACCCCTTCGGTCATCGGCGTGCGGATCACCCCCGGGCGCACTTCGAAGACGCCCACGCCCAGCGCCGCCAGACGCAACGCGAACAGCTTGGTCACCATGGTCAGGCCGGCTTTCGAGACGCAGTATTCGCCGCGCTCCGGGGAAGCCATCTCGGCGCTGACCGACGACACCGTGACGACGGTGCGCGCGGCATCGCTGCGCGTGGCCGCCATGTGGCGTGCGACCGCCTGGGTGAAGAAGAAGGTGCCGCGCAAGTTGATGTCGAGGGCGCGGTCGTAGTTCAGCGCAGTCACGTCGAGCAGATCGCCTCGCTGTACCGCCGGCACGCCGGCGTTGTTGACCAGGCAGGCGATCGGCCCGCCCCAGGCGACGATGCGCTCGACAACGGCCGCGTGACTGTCGATGGCCGACAGGTCGGACTCGAACAGCGCGCCCCGGCGTCCCCGCGCGGCGATCGCATCCAGCGTGGCTTCGGCGCCGCCCGTGTCGATGTCGGTGATGGCCACGTCGAAGCCGGCCGACGCCATTTCGATGGCGATCGCGGCACCGATCCCGCGCCGTGCGCCGGTGACCACCGCGAGCGGCGAGGTGCTCATTGCCGCACCTCGTGGCGCAGGTGGTGGCCGACGCGAAGTGCCTGTGCGGCGACGGTGAGCGCCGGATTGACGGCGGCCGACGACGGAAAGAAGCTGGCGTCGACGACGTAGAGGTTGTCGTGGTCCCAGGCCTTGCATAGCGGGTCGAGCGCCGATGTGGCCGGGTCGTTGCCGAATCGCACCGTGCCGCACTGGTGGGACACGACGTCGGTACCGAAGGGCGCGGACAGCACGAGGGGGTAGCCGGTGCGGCGCAGGATCTGCTTGCACTTCTGCACCCAGCGGCGGTGCGCGGCGAGGTTGCTTCGGTGCCAATGCAGGTTGATCGCGCCGTCGGGCCGAAGCGTGATGCGGCTGTCGCGGTGCGGCAGGTCTTCGCTCTGCGCATACCAGTCGACACTGCGGTCGGCAAGCGCCTTGCGCGCCATCCGGGGGATCCACGGCAGCCTGCCGCGCAGCATGGGCTCGCGAATCTTGCCCAGGAGCTGGAGGCTGCCGAGCGGCTTGCCGGCGTCGCCGTCGCCGAAGTAGAAGTCGTGCACCGCCAAGGTCTTGGGGAAGCGGGTGGCGTTGACCCGCCACGGATGCAATGCCATCAGGGCGGAGGTGTTGTGCGTCATGTAGTGTCTTCCGACAGCGTCGCTGCTGTTGGCCAGCCCGCGCGGATTCTGGTTGTTGGCCGACCTCAGCAGCAGGGCGGCGGAGTTGATGGCGCCTGCGCTCACCACGACCAGGCCCGCGCCGACGATGCGCACCACACCATGCTGCTCGACTTCCACACCGACGATGCGGCGGCCACTCCGGTCGGTGAGCAGGCGATGCACGCAAGCCCCTGGGCGCAGTTCGACGTTGCCGCCGCGCAGCGCGGGCCGCAGCAGCTTGATCTCGGCGTCGCCTTTGGCGTCGATCATGCAAGGGAAGGCGTCGCAGTTGGAGCAGCGCTGGCATCGGCCGTGCACGCCGAAGTCAACGGTGCTCGGCATGGGAAAAGGCCGGAGTCCCTGTTCGCGCAGCCGGTGCTCGATCCTCTCCAGCAAAGGCTCGTGCGGAACGGGAGGTTGCGGAAACGCGCTGCTGCGCGAGGGCTCGGTCGGGTCGATCCCGGCGCGGCCGTGCACGCCGAACAATCGCTCCGCCTCGGCATACCAGGGCTCGAGCGTCGCGTAGGTGATGGGCCAGGCCGGCGAGGTGCCTTCCTCGTGCTGGACCTCATCGAAGTCGCGTTCGCGAAACCGAAACATCGCCGTGCCGAACACCTTGGTGTGGCCGCCGACGAAATAGAACATGCCGGGCCGGAAGGGGCGGCCGTCGGCGTACCAGGTTTCAGTGGTGTGGTAGCGGCGCTCGCAGAACAGCGACTCCGGATCCCAGTTCTGCGGCTCTCGGGGCAGCTCGGGCCCGCGCTCGAGTACCAGCACGCTGGCACCGGTGCCGGCGAGCTGCAGCGCGACCGAGCTGCCGCCGACTCCGGAGCCGACGATGACGACGTCGAATACTTCCGGTCGCATGGTGCTCAATCGATCAGTGTTTCGTGCCTCGCGTCGAAGCACACGAGCTTGGAGAGATCCACGAGGAAGCGCGCCGTGTGGCCGGGACGCAGGGGCACCTGCGGATCCAGCCGGGCAGTGAGCTCCTGGGCGCCCACCTCCAGAACGACCAGCGTGTCGGCTCCGGTGGGTTCGATGACCTCGACCCGGGCGTCGAAGAATCGCTGCGAGGCACTGGCCGCCATGCCGTCGCGGTACATCGAGATGGCTTCCGGACGGATGCCGGCAATCACCTCCGTGCCGTGGACAGCGGTGAGCGAGCGTGGGACGACCTCCGGCGGCAGCTCCAGCACGACACCTGCGGCCTTCCCCGCAGCGATGGTGAGCGACGTGCGGTGGTCTGCCGAGGCGACGCGCGCCTTCAGCAGGTTCATGCGCGGCGATCCCATGAAGCCGGCAACGAAGGTGTTGGCGGGTCGGTTGTAGACCTCGTACGGGGTGCCGAGCTGCTGCAGCACGCCGCCTTTCATGACGGCGATGCGGGTGGCCAGCGTCATGGCCTCGATCTGGTCGTGCGTGACATAGACGATGGTCGCCTTCAGCCGCTGATGCAGCTTCTTGATCTCGGTGCGCATGTCGACGCGCAGCTGGGCATCCAGGTTGGAAAGCGGCTCGTCGAAAAGATAGAGCTGAGGCTCGCGCGCCAGGGCGCGGCCGATGGCGACACGCTGGCGCTGGCCGCCCGACAATTGACGCGGCTTGCGATCGAGAAGGTGCTCGATCTGCAGCAGCTTGGCCACGGAGTTCACGCGTTCGATGCGGTGTGCCTTGTTCACCTTGCGCATCTCCAGCGGAAATTCGATGTTCTTCGCCACCGTCATGTTCGGGTAGAGCGCATAGGACTGGAAGACCATCGAAATGTTGCGGTCCGCGGGCGGAACCTGCGTGATGTCGCGACCCTGCAGTCGCAGCATGCCGGCCGTGGGTTGCTCCAGCCCGGCAATGAGATTCATCAGCGTGCTCTTGCCGCAGCCCGAGGGGCCGACAAGGACAAGGAATTCGCCATCCTGCAGCGAGATGGAAATGTCGTGCAGGATCTTGATGGGCCCGAAGCTCTTCTGAACGTTGATGAGGTCGAGTGAAGCCATGGCAGTGCTCTCTAGCCTTTGACCGAGCCGGCCATGAGGCCGCGCACGAAATATTTGCCGGACATCAGGTAGACGACCAGCGTGGGCAGGGCGGCGATGAAGGCGCCGGCGAAGTGGACGTTGTATTCCTTGACCCCGGTGCTGCTGTTCACGAGGTTGTTGAGGGCCACCGTCAGCGGATAGGAGCTGTAGTCGCTGAACGAGGCGCCGAACAGGAATTCGTTCCAGATGTTAGTGAACTGCCAGATGACGGTGACGACGATGATGGGCGTGCTGTTCGGCAGCAGGATGCGGCACCACACGCCGAAGAAGCCGGCACCGTCCATCCGCGCCGAGCGGATGAGCTCGCCCGGAAAGGCGTCGTAGTAGTTGCGGAAGAACAGCGTCGTGAAGCCGATGCCGTAGACGACGTTCACGAACACCAGACCCTTCACCGTGCCCGCCAATCCGAGAACGCCGAGTGTCTTGGCCATCGGGATCAGGACGATCTGATAGGGAATGAACACCGAGAACAGCATCGCAGCGAACAGCAGGTGGGCGCCGCGGAAGCGGTATTGCGTGAGGATGTAGCCGTTCAGGGCGCCGATCAGCGTGGAGATGACGACAGAGGGAACCACCAGCAGGAACGAGTTGATGAAGTACGGCTTCAGACCGGTCGGTTGCACGCCGATCTGTGCGGTGCTCCAGGCGGTGCGCCAGGGCTCCAGCGTCCAGGTGAGCGGCAGCGACATCAGGTTTCCGCTGCGGATCTCGTCCAGAGGCTTCAGCGAGTTGACGACCATCACGTAGACGGGCATCAGGAACATCCCGGCCAGCACGACCAGGAGTGCATACAGCACGATGCGCGAGACGCTGATCCGCGTCGTCGTGCCGGCGGCGTCCTGTGTGCGGACGGCGAAATGCGCGCTTGCTTCAGCCGCCATGCTTCACCTTCTTCATTTCGCTGTAGAGATAGGGCAGGACGACGGCAGCGATCGCGAGAAGCATCAAGACAGAGCTTGCCGCGCCGACCGCCATTTCGTTGCGCGTGAAGGAGTACTGGTACATGAACACCGACGGCAACCAGGTCGATCGCCCGGGACCCCCGTTGGTGAGCGCGATGACCAGGTCGTAGGACTTCACGGCCATGTGCGCAAGGATCACGAACGCCGAGACGAACACCGGGCCGAGTTGCGGGATCACGATCCTCAGGTAGATCTGCCAGGCCTTCGCGCCATCGACGCGTGCGGCGTTGATCTGCTCGGTGTCGACGCCGCGCAGGCCGGCGAGGAACATCGCCATCACGAAGCCGGCCGTCTGCCAGACCGCCGCAATGACGACGCAGTAGATCGCCAAATCGCTGTCCTTGATCCAGCTGAACGAGAAGCCCTCCCAGCCGAGCGAGTGCACCGTGCGCTCAAGACCGACGCCGGGATCGAGCAGCCACTTCCACGCGGTGCCCGTCACGATGAACGACAGCGCCATCGGGTAGAGGAAGATCGACCGGAACGCGCTTTCGGCGCGGATCTTCTGGTCGATGAGGATGGCCAGTCCCAGGCCCAGCGCGAGCGCGCACAGGATGTACATGCCCGCGAACACCTGCAGGTTCGACAAGGACACCGACCAGTTCTCGAGCGACAGGAGGCGCGTGTAGCTGACAGCGCCGGCCCACTCGTACTGCGGCATCAGGGTCGAAGGTGTGAACGACAGATAGAACGTGAAGGCGATGAAGCCGTACACGCACACCAGCACCAGCAGGGCGCTGGGCGAGATGAGCAATCGGGGCAGGGCGCCGGCACGCATAGGTCACTTTCTCGAGTACGGCTTGGTTTCTGGGTTGCCCGGTGCGGCGTGTCGGCACAAGCCAAGGAGCACACCTCGTTGTGCCGCGAGCGGGTCTGGCACTGCCGACGCAAACTCGCCATGCGGCTTCGTGTTCACGTCGGCATCCGGGCAACGCCAGGGTTACGGATCGTTCAGTTCTTGACCGCCGCGACGAGCTCGGCGACAGCCTTCTTGTCGTCGAGTTGACCGTTGAAGTGGCGCGTGATCACGTCGTAGATCGCGTTCTTGATCGATGCCGGCACGGCATGACCATGAGCGATCGATCCGACGAGCGTGTTCTTGGCGCTGGCCTCGGCCAGGTCCTTCATGCCCTTCTTGCCGCAGGCGTCGAATGCGGCGTCCGGCACGTCGGTGCGTGCGGGAACCGAGCCCTTCACCACGTTGAACGCGGACTGGAAGGCCGGATCCATGATGGCGCTGGCCAGCTTGGCCTGTGCGGCCGCCTTGTCGCCACCGAGCTTGAACATGGCGAATTGGTCGGAATTGAACGAGACCGTGCCCTGCGAACCCGGCACGCGGAAGCACAGGAAGTCCGTGCCGGGCACCTTCTTGGCATTGAGGAACTCGCCCTTGGCCCAGTCTCCCATGATCTGGAAGCCGGCCTTTCCGCTGATCACCATGCCCGAGGCCACGTTCCAGTCGCGACCCGAGAAATCCTTGTCGACCAGCTGCCGCAGCTGGCTCATGCGCTGGAAGACCTGCAGGGTGGTCGGTGAATTCAGCGCTTTCGCGTCGAGTTCGATGAAGGCCTTGCGGTAGTAGTCGACCCCTCCGGTGACGAGCACGATGCCGTCGAACACCGTCGCCTCTTGCCACGGCTGGCCGCCGTGGGCCAGCGCGACGAATCCGGCCTTCTGCACCTTCTTGGCGGCTTCGATGAACTCATCCCAGGTCTTGATGTCGCCGGTGACGCCCGATTTGGTCAGCACGTCCTTGTTGGCCCAGACCCAGTTCGTCGAGTGAATGTTCACCGGCACTGCAATCCACTTGCCGTCGTACTTGGAGAACTTCTGCAGCGCCTGGGGCACGTTCTTGTCCCACTGCTCCTTGGCTGCCACGGCGTTGAGGTCGGCGAGCACCCCTTGCTTGGCCCAGTCTCGGATGTCGTAGCCCATGCTCTGCATCGTGGTCGGCGGGTTGCCCGAGGTGACGCGCGCGCGCACCGCGGTCATTGCCGCCTCGCCCCCTCCGCCGGCCACCGGCATGTCGTTCCACTTGACGCCTTGCTTCTCGAGGTTGGTCTTCAGCACGTTCAGCGCCGTGGCCTCGCCGCCTGAAGTCCACCAGTGCACGACTTCGACGCTGAGCTGTTGTGCTGCAGCCGGCATCGCCATGGCGGCGGCAAGCGCCAGGCTGGTGAGTTGCTTGTTCATCTGCTGTCTCCTTTTGGAAGGGTGGTGGGGACTGACGACTCAGCGATTCGGCACGTACCAGTCGGTGCGTGGACCGAGATGCATGTGCAGAGTCTTGGTTTCGGTGTAGTCCTCTGTCGCGAAACGACCGAGCTCGCGGCCGATGCCGCTCTCCCGGTAGCCGCCGAAGGGCAGCTCGGCGTGCCCCTCGAGGAATGTGTTGACCCACACGGTGCCGGCCTTGATGCGACGCGCGGCGCTGAGGCAGGTGGTGAAGTCGCTGCTCCAGACCGCGGCCGACAGGCCGTACAGGGTGGAGTTGGCGAGCTGCACCGCCTCATCGAGCGTTTCGAACGTGAGCACCGATAGCACGGGACCGAAGACTTCCTCCCGCGCGATAGCCATGTCGGGCGTGACGCCGGTGAGCACGGTGGGCTCGATGTACAGGCCGGGCATCGCGAGGCGGGAGCCGCCGAGTGCAACGGTGGCACCGTCGCGACGAGCGTCGTGGATGTGGGCGAGGATGGTCTCGAACTGCTTGTCGGTCGTGATCGCGCCGACCTGCACGCCGGTGGCCAGCGGATCGCCGACCCGAACGCGCTTGGAGCGCTCGACGACCGCGGCTGCGAACTTCTCGGCGATCGATGCCTGCACCAGCACACGGCTGCCGCTGTTGCAGCACTGACCGGCGTTGAAGTAAATGCCGAACACCGTGGCGTCCACCGCCGCCTCCCAATCGCAGTCGGCGAAGACGATCTGGGGGTTCTTGCCGCCGAGCTCCATGGAGACCTTCTTGAGGGTCTGCGCCGACGCGGCGACGGCCTGCTTGCCGACGGTGGTGGAACCCGTGAACGACAGCATGTCGACCTGCGGATGCTTGACCATCACATCGCCGACCACGCTGCCGGGTCCGACGAGGATGTTCACGGCGCCGGGCGGCACACCGGCCTGGTGGAGGATCTCGGCGAGCATCACCGTCGTGCCGGATGTGAACTCGGAGGGCTTGACCACCGCAGTGCAGCCCGCGGCGAGCGCGAAGGGCAGCTTCTGGCTGACGATGAGGAACGGGAAG
The Piscinibacter sp. XHJ-5 DNA segment above includes these coding regions:
- a CDS encoding ABC transporter substrate-binding protein, whose protein sequence is MNKQLTSLALAAAMAMPAAAQQLSVEVVHWWTSGGEATALNVLKTNLEKQGVKWNDMPVAGGGGEAAMTAVRARVTSGNPPTTMQSMGYDIRDWAKQGVLADLNAVAAKEQWDKNVPQALQKFSKYDGKWIAVPVNIHSTNWVWANKDVLTKSGVTGDIKTWDEFIEAAKKVQKAGFVALAHGGQPWQEATVFDGIVLVTGGVDYYRKAFIELDAKALNSPTTLQVFQRMSQLRQLVDKDFSGRDWNVASGMVISGKAGFQIMGDWAKGEFLNAKKVPGTDFLCFRVPGSQGTVSFNSDQFAMFKLGGDKAAAQAKLASAIMDPAFQSAFNVVKGSVPARTDVPDAAFDACGKKGMKDLAEASAKNTLVGSIAHGHAVPASIKNAIYDVITRHFNGQLDDKKAVAELVAAVKN
- a CDS encoding aldehyde dehydrogenase family protein, translated to MILTDTPNASDVLARAPFRGKLFIDGAWTDALDGSMLKRKSPAHDHVVAVYAKAGKVDAERAIAAARRAFDEGPWPRMKGAERARILRSVAEGILARRQEIALLETLENGKPLAQSLAEVDGAADLWHYAATLARNLHGDSYNTLGEHTLGVVLRDPIGVVSIITPWNFPFLIVSQKLPFALAAGCTAVVKPSEFTSGTTVMLAEILHQAGVPPGAVNILVGPGSVVGDVMVKHPQVDMLSFTGSTTVGKQAVAASAQTLKKVSMELGGKNPQIVFADCDWEAAVDATVFGIYFNAGQCCNSGSRVLVQASIAEKFAAAVVERSKRVRVGDPLATGVQVGAITTDKQFETILAHIHDARRDGATVALGGSRLAMPGLYIEPTVLTGVTPDMAIAREEVFGPVLSVLTFETLDEAVQLANSTLYGLSAAVWSSDFTTCLSAARRIKAGTVWVNTFLEGHAELPFGGYRESGIGRELGRFATEDYTETKTLHMHLGPRTDWYVPNR